Genomic DNA from Taurinivorans muris:
GGTTCCCTCGTCCAGCTGCGACAAGTGAATAATGTCCTCCACCAACGTTACCAGCCGCGCCGCCTCTGTACGGATGACGCCGACAAACTGTGGAACATCCTCCTGCTTGACAAGGCCGTTCTCTAACAGCTCGGCGCTGCCCATGATGGATTGCAGGGGCGTTTTCAATTCATGGGACACGTTGGCGGTAAACTCACGGCGGCTATGTTCTGCTGCGGCCTGTTCTGTCACGTCAAAGGCCAGCAGTACCGTTCCTGCTGTAAGTCCGTCCGCTGTGATCCGGCTGATACCAAATTGATACTCTCGGTCATTTCGCACAGCGCGGACTTCGCTATGCCCTCCTTCCAATGCGGACTGAATGGCAAGATTGATTGTATGGTCACGGTCTATCACAAGAAATTCCTGTCCAACGCAGGCGCTGTCCACATGAAAGATTGTCCTCGCAGCGGGGTTGATGCTTAAAATGATGCCCTTCCCATCCAGCAGGACAAGCCCTTCACTCATGTTTTCTGTGATCTGCTCAAATTCTTCGGTTTTCCTTCTCAACTCGCGGAGTTGTGTCTCGATCTGCCTGTGCTGCTGGTGGATACGCACCAGGAGGGGGGACAGTTCCTCGTAGGAATTGTTTTCCAGCGGGTTATCCAAATTCAGGTGATTCAGCGGCGCAACAATGCTTTTCGCCATCCGATGGGCCAGCAGAGCGGAGAGAATGACTGCTATGATTGCAGTCAGTAAAATCAGCTGAAGCATCCCCATCGCCAGGGCAAACACCGTCAACTGGCTGATGGAAATACGCAGGACGGTTCCATCCGTCAGTCGCTGTGCGTAGTATAGCGTTCGCTCGGTCAGTGTCTCCGAGTAGCGAACCCCGCCGCTCTCCCCTTCGGCAAGAGCCTCTTTAACCTCTAATCGGTCTGCATGGTTTTCCATCTCCGCCGCCGGAACATGAGTGTCAAACAGCACTTCGCCGTCAGCAGCGATCCAGGTCAGGCGGCAGTCCGCTACGGACGCAAACCGATAGGGAGAGGCCAACTGCTCCAAATAGCCGCTTCCACCTGCTTCCACCCCATAAGAGGCCAAACGAAGTTCATCCCGCAGCTGTTTCTCTTGGACGTTTCTGTAATAGTCATACAGACAGCCCATGATAATCACCAGGTTTGCCAGGAGAACGGAAACCGCCGCCAGCAGGATAGAACGGAAGATTTTCTTTGTCATGCCTTTGCCTCCAGCCGGTAGCCGATATGCCGCACCGTTTCGATCATCCCGCCATAGTCTCCCAGCTTCTGCCGGAGCGTCTTGATGTGCATATCAACCGTCCGGGTTTCCCCGATGTAATCCACGCCCCAAATGTCGGATAAAAGCTGTTCCCTGGTGAACGCAACGCCGGGGCGGGAGAGGAACAGGCGAAGCAGTTCAAATTCTTTGTAGGTGAGCAAAATACGCGCTCCGTCTGCGGTAACTGTCCGTTCTTCCAGATCCATCGTCAGACCACCGGCTGTCAACTGCTTTGCCGGAGATGCTGGCTGGCAGCGGCGCAGGACGGCTTTTACCCGCGACACCATTTCCATCATACCGAAGGGTTTCACCAGGTAATCGTCCGCGCCCAGATCCAGGCTTTGGATTTTATCGTATTCCGCGCCCTTGGCGG
This window encodes:
- a CDS encoding sensor histidine kinase — translated: MTKKIFRSILLAAVSVLLANLVIIMGCLYDYYRNVQEKQLRDELRLASYGVEAGGSGYLEQLASPYRFASVADCRLTWIAADGEVLFDTHVPAAEMENHADRLEVKEALAEGESGGVRYSETLTERTLYYAQRLTDGTVLRISISQLTVFALAMGMLQLILLTAIIAVILSALLAHRMAKSIVAPLNHLNLDNPLENNSYEELSPLLVRIHQQHRQIETQLRELRRKTEEFEQITENMSEGLVLLDGKGIILSINPAARTIFHVDSACVGQEFLVIDRDHTINLAIQSALEGGHSEVRAVRNDREYQFGISRITADGLTAGTVLLAFDVTEQAAAEHSRREFTANVSHELKTPLQSIMGSAELLENGLVKQEDVPQFVGVIRTEAARLVTLVEDIIHLSQLDEGTAPEKEQVNLLELADSAVSALRERAEERHIGLSVSGENLMVDGVRNFLYEMFYNLIDNAIKYNIDGGKVEVTVLTGDTAATVSVKDTGIGIPPEYQARVFERFFRVDKSRSKASGGTGLGLSIVKHIAQYHHAEIKLHSGNGRGTIIEILFAIGEM
- a CDS encoding response regulator transcription factor translates to MIWCVEDDASIRDIELYTLRSTGFEARGFADGGAFLAALETERPELVILDVMLPGMDGVELLRRMKAAAHLADIPVIMATAKGAEYDKIQSLDLGADDYLVKPFGMMEMVSRVKAVLRRCQPASPAKQLTAGGLTMDLEERTVTADGARILLTYKEFELLRLFLSRPGVAFTREQLLSDIWGVDYIGETRTVDMHIKTLRQKLGDYGGMIETVRHIGYRLEAKA